A part of Cardiocondyla obscurior isolate alpha-2009 linkage group LG23, Cobs3.1, whole genome shotgun sequence genomic DNA contains:
- the LOC139111331 gene encoding uncharacterized protein: MLDAQNFRRSWTGWQRRNIMADNDKKPMSRLMKLANKFNCFYLSGLHAGECRAFVVDGQQVGLVRPDVMKEILNHPQVFQVHPEYVQLNPAFRDYTERSARVDEVLREWMAGGKFVTLRGWREECYEVRAQFNTLPLFKMDRSATCLFGIRKYGVDINGYVMDPVKGLSIWLQKRSPNKQTWPAYWDSMVSGGLSVGYGINETAIKEAGEEAGIPNHLIAKLKSAGCVSFFFESERGLFPNTEFVYDLELPPDFVPNNSDGEVETFELLPVSECLERILSPHFKTTSVPVALDFLIRHGYITAENEPNFIQIVELLHVPLQTMYNHRHKTSNRLANGETIETLDKI; the protein is encoded by the exons ATGCTCGATGCTCAGAATTTTCGTCGCAGCTGGACCGGATGGCAACGACGTAACATCATGGCGGACAACGACAAGAAGCCGATGTCACGTTTAATGAAACTGGCGAACAAATTCAACTGCTTCTACCTGTCAG GATTACATGCAGGAGAATGCAGAGCTTTTGTTGTCGATGGACAACAAGTTGGACTCGTACGTCCAGACGTAATGAAAGAAATCTTGAATCACCCTCAA gtGTTTCAAGTACATCCCGAATACGTGCAATTAAATCCAGCCTTTCGGGATTATACTGAGAGAAGCGCACGCGTTGATGAAGTGCTGAGGGAATGGATGGCAGGTGGAAAATTTGTAACGTTACGAGGATGGAGAGAGGAATGCTACGAAGTGCGCGCACAATTTAACACCCTACCGTTATTTAAGATGGATCGTTCGGCTACAT GTTTATTTGGAATTCGTAAATACGGAGTGGATATAAATGGTTACGTAATGGATCCTGTGAAGGGCTTATCAATATGGTTACAAAAGCGAAGTCCAAATAAACAGACTTGGCCGGCATACTGGGACAGCATGGTAAGCGGTGGGTTGAGCGTTGGTTATGGTATCAATGAAACCGCGATAAAGGAAGCCGGGGAAGAGGCGGGAATTCCAAATCATCTTATTGCCAAACTTAAAAGCGCCGGTTGTGTATCTTTCTTCTTCGAAAGCGAAAGGGGTCTGTTTCCTAACACGGAATTTGTATATGATCTTGAACTGCCGCCCGACTTTGTACCCAACAATAGCGACGGAGAAGTGGAAACCTTCGAATTACTTCCCGTAAGTGAATGCTTAGAAAGGATACTTTCTCCTCATTTTAAAACCACTTCAGTACCGGTTGCCCTTGACTTCTTAATTAGACATGGCTACATTACAGCAGAGAACG AGCCTAATTTTATACAGATCGTGGAGTTACTTCATGTACCTCTGCAGACTATGTACAATCATCGACACAAAACTAGTAATAGACTGGCCAACGGCGAAACGATCGAGACTCTagacaaaatttaa
- the Impbeta11 gene encoding importin-11 gives METAVIEVLRQAVSQDPNVLKSAEETLKQWETQQGFYIALYNVLSNHSLAIEVRWMAVVYLKIGVERYWRKNAPNAIEDNEKEFLRQHLLRNFDEPMSPLAIQLAVLIAKIARYDCPREWGMLVPTLLEVIRQENPLAQHQALLTLHHVVKALASRRLADGQRLFRELTATMFNFILNLWNTYTESFLIMASNGADVTQTQKTLEKALLLLRILRQLIVNGFSKPSESQDAMLFLKVIFERARTCLECRKTLAARGVQVDVCEKFIIHLTKVLIGVLDVHPFCYVELIPTSLEFSVFYCFTEAGQALAFERFIIQCLNLVKSILLSTYYRPAKVIEETKDPLVLRACQLRQEFFTPETLTEICSRLVTHYFLLTPADLEMWDTHPENFAIDDGGDWKYSLRPCTESLFLAIFHNFRDVLASVLVDLMREHHQPVDPNNLHAILVKDAVYRAVGLAAFDLYDEVNFDQWFSTTLKEELKVRNNNYRIIRRRVCWLIGQWTNIKLSAELRPELYKLMIETLNPEEDLGVRLAASNALKRAIDDFQFNSEEFTPFLEPVFSLLFALLKEVNECDTKMHVLCVLSFIIERVGSGIKPHVGALSSYLPELWQQSEVYNMLRCAIVSTLIHLEKALGSESAILEPLVVGVVALSVDVNQEGHVYLLEDGLELWIALLENTPTPTPAIMDLFKNMPALLDKSTENLRLCLYIIQVYVLLNPQDFFTQKGSVVIESLKSLLSDLRSEGKVMVLRLFEICLRASPQQGAELIKPVLLKIFEGVYNGEEYPLVMTMNLSIVARVLLGSRDIFVQVIRDLAQSIGTETREDVVLGKLIQSWVNTMPLVSQTERRKLLALALCSLLGANSPPTVLEYFPQIISNIVETLNDITKYDDMGYPVDSLMITDQPSPSQYEDVDYETEHAQRQKRLVFNDPVHSISLKDTLQSQLITLRSIVGDHQFDQLMLSLNTETDEQLKDYISL, from the exons ATGGAAACCGCAGTGATAGAAGTTCTACGACAGGCGGTCAGTCAGGACCCCAACGTCCTGAAGTCCGCGGAGGAAACCCTGAAGCAATGGGAGACTCAGCAAGGATTTTATATAGCGTTATAT aatgtTCTTTCAAATCATTCCTTGGCTATTGAAGTTAGATGGATGGCTGTAGTATACTTGAAGATCGGAGTTGAAAGATACTGGAGGAAAAATGCACCAAA TGCAATTGAAGACAATGAGAAAGAATTTCTGCGACAACATCTGCTTCGAAATTTTGATGAACCTATGAGTCCATTAGCTATACAATTAGCAGTTCTTATTGCCAAAATAGCAAG GTATGATTGCCCTAGAGAATGGGGTATGCTTGTACCAACATTGTTAGAAGTTATAAGGCAAGAAAATCCTTTGGCACAGCATCAAGCGTTGTTAACGCTACACCATGTTGTTAAAGCCTTGGCGTCTCGACGCTTAGCCGATGGACAGAGGCTCTTCCGAGAACTGACTGCAACTATgttcaattttattctaaatctATGGAACACTTATACCGAATCCTTCCTGATTATGGCGTCTAATGGGGCTGACGTCACTCAGACACAAAAAACCTTAGAAAAAGCACTTCTATTATTAAGAATACTTAGGCAATTGATCGTGAATGGTTTTTCTAAACCATCCGAATCTCAAGATGCCATGTTGTTTTTGAAAGTTATCTTCGAACGTGCAAGAACCTGCCTTGAGTGCc gAAAAACATTAGCCGCTAGAGGTGTACAAGTGGATGTATGCGAAAagtttataatacatttgacCAAAGTTTTAATAGGAGTCTTAGATGTACATCCATTTTGCTACGTGGAACTCATACCGACTTCTTTAGAGTTCTCCGTTTTTTACTGTTTCACAGAAGCTGGCCAAGCGTTGGCGTTtgaaagatttattattcagTGTCTAAATTTAGTAAAAAGCATTTTATTATCAACATATTATAGACCAGCTAAGGTTATTGAAG aAACGAAAGATCCATTGGTTTTGAGAGCGTGCCAATTGAGGCAAGAATTTTTTACACCGGAAACGTTAACGGAGATTTGCTCCAGACTTGTAACACATTACTTTCTTTTAACACCCGCGGATCTTGAAATGTGGGATACTCATCCCGAAAATTTTG CTATTGATGATGGCGGAGATTGGAAATATAGTTTGAGG CCTTGCACAGAATCCTTATTTTTGGCGATCTTCCATAATTTTAGAGACGTTCTCGCTTCGGTTTTAGTTGATCTGATGCGAGAACATCATCAACCCGTCGATCCTAATAATTTACATGCAATTTTAGTAAAAGACGCGGTTTATCGCGCAGTTGGTTTGGCTGCGTTTGATTTGTATGACGAG GTGAACTTTGATCAATGGTTTTCAACGACTTTAAAAGAGGAATTAAAAGTTCGAAATAACAATTATAGAATTATCAGAAGACGCGTGTGTTGGTTGATTGGTCAATGGACGa atattaaattaagtgCAGAATTACGACCCGAATTGTATAAGCTTATGATAGAAACATTGAACCCTGAAGAGGATTTGGGAGTTCGTTTAGCAGCAAGCAACGCTTTGAAACGAGCAATAGATGATTTCCAGTTTAACTCGGAAGAATTTACTCCTTTCTTGGAACCAGTATTTTCTTTACTCTTTGCACTTCTTAAAGAAGTAAATGAATGCGACACAAAG ATGCACGTGTTGTGTGTTCTATCTTTTATTATCGAGCGCGTTGGCAGTGGAATTAAACCACACGTCGGTGCTCTCAGTTCATATCTACCTGAACTTTGGCAGCAATCTGAAGTATATAATATGCTGAGATGTGCCATAGTGTCAACTTTAATACATTTGGAAAAa GCTTTAGGTTCTGAGAGCGCTATTTTGGAGCCGTTGGTCGTAGGTGTCGTCGCTCTGAGTGTCGATGTTAATCAAGAGGGAcacgtttatttattagaaGATGGACTGGAATTGTGGATAGCTTTATTGGAAAACACGCCTACACCGACGCCAGCTATAATGGATCTCTTCAAAAATATGCCAGCGTTATTGG ATAAATCCACAGAGAATCTACGTTTATGTTTGTACATAATTCAAGTGTATGTTTTATTGAATCCGCAAGATTTTTTTACTCAGAAAGGTTCGGTGGTCATCGAGTCATTAAAATCGCTTCTCAGTGATTTGCGGTCTGAGGGTAAAGTGATGGTATTGAGATTATTTGAAATCTGTCTCAGAGCTTCTCCTCAACAGGGTGCGGAATTGATAAAGCctgttttattaaagatatttga GGGAGTTTACAATGGCGAGGAATATCCATTAGTCATGACCATGAATCTATCTATCGTCGCGAGAGTTTTACTAGGTTCCCGTGATATTTTTGTAcag GTAATCAGAGATCTAGCGCAGAGCATAGGAACTGAAACCAGAGAAGATGTTGTGCTCGGAAAGCTGATACAGAGTTGGGTCAATACAATGCCGCTAGTGTCTCAGACTGAAAGGCGCAAATTATTAGCCCTTGCGCTCTGTTCTCTTCTCGGGGCTAACAGTCCGCCAACGGTTCTTGAATATTTTCCGCAGATAATTTCGAATATTGTCGAGACACTTAACGATATTACGAAATATGACGATATGGGCTATCCTGTCGa tTCCTTGATGATTACTGATCAGCCCAGTCCTTCGCAATACGAAGATGTAGACTACGAAACCGAACACGCTCAACGTCAGAAGAGACTCGTTTTCAATGATCCCGTACACAGTATATCTTTAAAAGATACGCTCCAAAGTCAG ttaatcACGCTGCGGAGCATAGTTGGCGATCATCAATTCGATCAATTGATGCTTTCTCTCAACACAGAGACCGACGAACAACTCAAGGATTACATATCGCTCTGA